A region of Candidatus Paceibacterota bacterium DNA encodes the following proteins:
- the rpsS gene encoding 30S ribosomal protein S19: protein MTRSLKKGPYVDPRLLKKIEGKKPLEAGVIKTWSRPCQISPEMVGFTFGVHNGRAHIEVLVTEDMVGHRLGEFSPTKKFLRHGGKMQKELEQKKKQAEISAAQSAKASADTKKK, encoded by the coding sequence ATGACCAGGTCACTAAAAAAAGGACCATACGTTGACCCTCGCCTTCTAAAAAAAATAGAAGGTAAAAAGCCGCTTGAAGCGGGGGTTATTAAGACGTGGTCACGACCATGTCAGATTTCCCCAGAGATGGTTGGTTTTACTTTTGGTGTACACAACGGAAGAGCTCATATTGAAGTTTTAGTTACCGAAGATATGGTAGGTCATCGCTTGGGTGAATTTTCTCCTACAAAGAAATTCTTGAGACACGGAGGTAAGATGCAGAAAGAGCTTGAACAAAAGAAGAAACAGGCAGAAATTTCTGCTGCTCAGTCAGCTAAAGCCTCTGCTGACACCAAGAAGAAATAA